From the Pontiella agarivorans genome, one window contains:
- a CDS encoding sulfotransferase family protein has protein sequence MPKLIFVVGSPRSGTSYVARALALADNAACLEDTGLFSHLGARSDIHLFQRLMYPTGVFPYSWIYCKGRGFADRLFRNNRLEHALKNMLQACGNVVETAAAEHNGEPELDPVAESSLQKLSETLSDAEQIFGFGKLAESFFEEFAKRKNCSMVIEKTAEHLRVLPVIHALFPEARVVLVRRDKRQCIASYFKTYGAGTGVYRFIPQRVKEAVLWNRLVRDEGRERWAVEQPWVTAVEFNAVMDHPVEQLTRLSAGVGLTLPREKLTHFLGKTAA, from the coding sequence ATGCCGAAGCTTATATTTGTTGTGGGCTCTCCGCGATCGGGGACCAGTTATGTTGCTCGCGCGCTGGCGCTGGCAGACAACGCGGCCTGTTTGGAAGATACCGGTCTTTTCAGTCACTTGGGTGCCCGTTCAGATATTCATCTCTTTCAGCGTCTCATGTATCCGACGGGCGTTTTTCCCTACTCGTGGATCTACTGTAAAGGAAGAGGCTTTGCGGACCGGCTGTTCCGGAACAACCGGCTGGAACATGCTCTGAAAAATATGCTGCAGGCGTGCGGTAATGTGGTGGAGACTGCTGCGGCGGAACACAACGGCGAACCCGAGCTTGATCCGGTTGCGGAGAGCAGTCTGCAGAAACTCAGCGAAACCCTTTCGGATGCCGAGCAGATATTTGGTTTCGGGAAATTGGCGGAATCCTTTTTCGAGGAATTTGCAAAGAGAAAAAACTGCTCCATGGTTATTGAGAAAACGGCGGAACATCTGCGTGTTCTTCCGGTGATTCATGCCCTGTTTCCTGAAGCCCGTGTCGTACTTGTTCGTCGTGATAAAAGGCAGTGCATTGCGTCTTACTTTAAAACTTACGGGGCAGGAACCGGCGTGTACCGTTTTATTCCACAGCGCGTTAAAGAAGCGGTGCTCTGGAATCGGCTGGTCCGTGATGAGGGACGCGAGCGCTGGGCCGTTGAACAACCCTGGGTAACCGCTGTTGAATTCAACGCGGTTATGGATCATCCGGTTGAACAGCTTACCCGGCTGTCAGCCGGTGTGGGGCTGACGCTTCCGAGAGAAAAGCTGACTCACTTCCTTGGGAAAACAGCTGCATAG
- a CDS encoding Coenzyme F420 hydrogenase/dehydrogenase, beta subunit C-terminal domain, translated as MHELQKVIDGGYCIGCGACSYAGKNSIELVEDEYRRYQGRIKPESQDQDLDAALAVCPFSNHALNESEISRRVFSHDDGSTDEVIGYNRSLYAGFVSEGDYRERCNSGGMITWMLIQLLEKGIVDAVIHVKKSSRHGTLFEYGISKNCDDVLNSAKSRYYPVEISRVMETVRSIDGRYVFVGLPCFIKSVRNLAKIDSLINDRIILYIGLVCGHLKSKTFANLFAWQAGVPEGQLSDIDFRVKMEGRTANAYGVKITDENGEETLLQSKDCYGVSWGHNFFKYEACDYCDDVFAETADVVVGDAWLPGYVYDSKGNSIVVIRNEIFDNLINSGMHSGQLALDVLTAKEVRESQAGGIRHRRGGLSYRLYLKKKRGSWVPDKRVDPENTKLSFGRKMIFRYRMHLRVLGYKAWDKAIESDDFKVFVRKTKLHLKIYDRMVRLNKKYESILFSKNLASDKDGVLKE; from the coding sequence ATGCATGAATTACAAAAAGTTATAGATGGCGGCTATTGTATCGGGTGTGGTGCCTGTTCATATGCCGGTAAGAATAGTATTGAACTCGTAGAAGATGAATATCGAAGATATCAAGGTCGAATAAAGCCGGAATCACAGGATCAGGATTTGGATGCGGCATTGGCTGTTTGTCCATTTTCGAATCATGCTCTTAATGAAAGTGAAATTAGCAGGCGGGTATTCAGTCATGATGATGGATCTACTGACGAGGTTATAGGTTACAACCGTTCGCTATATGCAGGATTTGTGAGTGAAGGAGACTACAGGGAGAGGTGTAATTCCGGAGGCATGATTACATGGATGCTGATCCAGTTGCTTGAGAAGGGGATAGTAGATGCAGTAATTCATGTAAAAAAGTCGAGTCGGCATGGAACTTTATTTGAGTATGGAATTTCCAAAAACTGTGACGATGTTTTGAATTCCGCAAAATCAAGATATTATCCTGTCGAGATTTCGAGGGTTATGGAAACTGTTAGAAGTATTGATGGTAGATATGTTTTTGTTGGTCTTCCATGTTTCATTAAGTCTGTAAGGAATCTTGCAAAAATTGATTCGTTGATTAATGACAGAATCATACTGTACATAGGATTAGTTTGTGGGCATTTAAAATCGAAGACGTTTGCCAATCTGTTTGCGTGGCAGGCCGGTGTTCCTGAGGGTCAATTATCTGATATAGATTTTCGCGTAAAAATGGAAGGACGAACGGCAAATGCTTATGGTGTGAAGATTACTGATGAAAATGGTGAAGAAACTCTTCTGCAATCGAAAGACTGTTATGGCGTGAGTTGGGGGCATAATTTTTTCAAATACGAGGCATGTGACTATTGTGATGATGTGTTTGCAGAGACGGCTGATGTTGTCGTGGGAGATGCTTGGTTGCCGGGATATGTTTATGACTCTAAGGGGAACAGTATTGTGGTTATTCGAAATGAAATATTTGATAATTTAATTAACTCTGGAATGCATTCAGGACAGTTAGCCCTTGATGTGTTGACGGCGAAAGAGGTGAGGGAGTCTCAGGCAGGTGGGATTCGTCATCGTAGGGGGGGGTTGAGTTATAGACTATACCTCAAGAAGAAGAGGGGTAGTTGGGTGCCTGATAAGCGGGTTGATCCTGAGAACACAAAGTTGTCTTTTGGTCGAAAAATGATATTTCGGTACCGAATGCACTTACGTGTACTTGGATATAAGGCTTGGGATAAGGCGATAGAATCCGATGATTTCAAAGTGTTTGTTCGTAAAACAAAATTACATTTAAAGATTTATGACCGAATGGTCAGGTTAAATAAAAAGTATGAGAGTATTCTATTTAGTAAAAATCTTGCCTCTGATAAGGATGGTGTTTTGAAAGAGTGA
- a CDS encoding polysaccharide pyruvyl transferase family protein: MSHIVIINQPINNRGDQAAHKSFVELLRQRGHRITVLFFGHAKYYAHFYQGVEGVEYLCIPSRFGQLRIQKKIEKKTALNAVFNLVSPMMRQGARILHDADFVVCAPGGVCMGAYQSWRHVNLMLLALRVNPFVSIWGRSIGPFPAQTKCQKRFAKISLSILRRVDFISLRDKKSQGISTELDVSFTPTIDTAFATVPEVGLPVELKYLKDKQYWVFVPNKLYAWHPDFKDIEPERMDQLYISIMDYIDRLGMKIVMLPQLFHCGDKGDVHYFYQLAERVSLKNEIEVIDEVYDSDVQQAIIRNADGLVGARYHSIVFAINNLTPFVCLSYEHKMHETLGLLNLKGSSVELREALNSEESMRSIFDLMNSIHADQGGCKAQLSKKRDEAQQIVKNAYEQFEMYIQSEVSGDKH; this comes from the coding sequence ATGTCTCACATTGTTATCATTAATCAGCCCATAAATAATCGCGGGGATCAGGCTGCCCACAAGTCATTCGTGGAACTTTTGCGCCAGAGGGGACACCGAATCACCGTTCTATTTTTTGGTCATGCGAAGTATTATGCACATTTCTATCAGGGTGTTGAAGGAGTAGAATATCTATGCATACCCTCTCGGTTTGGGCAGTTGCGAATTCAAAAAAAGATAGAGAAAAAAACAGCGCTAAACGCAGTGTTTAACTTGGTGTCTCCGATGATGCGTCAGGGGGCTCGAATTTTGCATGATGCGGATTTCGTTGTTTGTGCGCCGGGTGGAGTTTGCATGGGAGCATATCAGAGCTGGAGGCATGTGAACTTGATGCTACTCGCACTAAGAGTTAACCCTTTTGTCTCGATTTGGGGACGATCTATCGGCCCATTTCCCGCGCAAACAAAGTGCCAGAAGAGGTTTGCTAAGATATCGTTGTCTATTCTTCGACGAGTAGATTTTATTTCACTCCGAGATAAAAAAAGTCAAGGTATCTCAACGGAACTTGATGTATCGTTCACCCCAACCATTGATACTGCGTTTGCTACCGTGCCTGAGGTGGGGCTTCCTGTGGAGCTGAAATATCTAAAAGATAAGCAATATTGGGTTTTTGTTCCGAATAAACTATATGCGTGGCATCCAGATTTTAAGGACATTGAACCTGAGCGAATGGATCAATTATATATATCTATTATGGACTATATTGATCGACTGGGTATGAAGATAGTGATGCTTCCTCAGCTATTTCATTGTGGAGATAAGGGCGATGTTCACTACTTTTATCAACTTGCTGAGCGTGTGTCTTTGAAAAATGAAATAGAGGTTATTGATGAGGTGTATGATAGTGATGTTCAGCAAGCAATCATTCGTAACGCAGATGGACTTGTTGGGGCTAGATATCATTCCATCGTATTTGCAATTAACAATCTTACTCCGTTTGTATGTTTGTCATATGAACACAAAATGCATGAAACACTGGGGCTTTTAAATTTAAAAGGGTCTTCTGTAGAACTTCGCGAAGCGCTCAATAGTGAAGAGAGTATGAGGAGTATTTTTGATTTAATGAACTCGATCCATGCCGACCAAGGAGGCTGTAAGGCACAGTTGTCTAAGAAAAGAGATGAGGCGCAGCAAATTGTAAAAAACGCATATGAACAATTTGAGATGTATATTCAATCTGAGGTGAGCGGAGATAAACATTGA
- a CDS encoding lipopolysaccharide biosynthesis protein, protein MTLSRLFSNSFFSILAKLFNALVQVICLPVLLRVFGKEDYGLIVIATTLNTFIAIIQFGLPTGIPKFVAEWLAKKEYNELESSVRTIVSFYILLGVINGLILITVAIFGISLFNVSSNQVQILRLLLMITAITSLLSMPATVLDQLLTGAHELAFVSKMQMVKNLSQGILVALVYFRSEWFTVPMFYGIQCGLFFLMLPGKVWCWSKHADLKVLLPGLNVRSVLPLLKYCISVFAFFMFMMIAKKLTPVVLAVRVNENVGLVLSEFQIINYIHMFLMMIAGSFTAALVPFISGATASGDSKMYQNTMVQGTKYIWAFGALCGFGIIMLSREVIAVYVGVEYMHLSLWLTVHIFASLYNLYNPAMSSVVLSSGILMPLVIVTALGAIVSILCCWWLAPVYGVGSVSIALLANNVISFLIMNFWYYPKYFHLKPFAQFFQVFLPPLFAGVVMVWLGQYIMQVIGITGDWMRIGFGAAIGAIVYTSLILILYIHPAEVKNLIFRLKPSSA, encoded by the coding sequence TTGACTCTGAGTCGTCTTTTTTCCAACAGCTTTTTTTCGATATTGGCAAAGTTGTTCAATGCGCTCGTACAGGTCATCTGTCTTCCTGTGCTTCTTAGAGTTTTCGGGAAAGAAGATTACGGGCTAATCGTAATCGCAACAACCTTGAATACCTTTATAGCGATCATTCAGTTCGGTCTTCCAACTGGCATACCTAAATTTGTGGCTGAATGGTTGGCTAAAAAGGAATATAATGAATTGGAATCATCGGTACGAACGATTGTTAGTTTCTATATACTCTTGGGCGTGATCAATGGACTTATCCTGATTACTGTCGCCATCTTTGGAATTAGTCTCTTCAATGTATCCTCTAATCAGGTTCAGATATTACGGTTGCTGTTAATGATTACAGCCATTACGTCTTTGTTGTCCATGCCTGCAACTGTCTTAGATCAATTGTTAACAGGAGCGCATGAACTTGCGTTTGTTTCGAAGATGCAGATGGTTAAAAATTTATCGCAGGGAATTCTTGTTGCGCTCGTTTATTTCAGGTCTGAATGGTTTACAGTTCCAATGTTTTATGGGATTCAATGCGGACTGTTTTTTCTTATGTTGCCCGGAAAGGTTTGGTGTTGGAGTAAACATGCGGATCTTAAAGTATTACTGCCAGGCTTGAATGTCAGGTCAGTGTTGCCATTATTGAAATATTGCATTTCGGTGTTTGCCTTCTTTATGTTTATGATGATTGCAAAGAAACTTACACCGGTTGTTTTAGCAGTTCGTGTTAATGAAAATGTTGGCCTAGTATTAAGTGAGTTTCAAATCATTAACTATATACACATGTTTTTAATGATGATTGCAGGATCATTTACTGCAGCGTTGGTGCCCTTCATTTCCGGGGCAACGGCTTCAGGTGATTCTAAGATGTATCAAAACACAATGGTGCAGGGGACTAAATATATATGGGCTTTTGGAGCTTTGTGTGGTTTCGGGATTATAATGCTTTCCAGAGAGGTTATTGCTGTATACGTAGGTGTAGAGTATATGCATCTCTCGCTCTGGCTTACCGTGCATATTTTTGCTTCCCTATATAATCTGTATAATCCGGCTATGTCTTCTGTCGTTTTGTCATCAGGAATACTGATGCCGTTGGTGATTGTCACAGCACTAGGAGCCATCGTTTCTATACTATGCTGCTGGTGGTTAGCTCCTGTTTATGGTGTCGGCAGTGTCTCGATTGCTTTACTGGCGAATAATGTCATTTCCTTTTTAATCATGAATTTCTGGTACTATCCAAAGTATTTTCATTTAAAACCGTTTGCTCAGTTTTTTCAGGTTTTTCTCCCTCCACTCTTTGCGGGAGTGGTGATGGTTTGGCTTGGTCAATACATAATGCAAGTTATTGGAATTACAGGTGATTGGATGCGTATAGGGTTTGGCGCTGCAATCGGAGCAATAGTATACACGAGTTTAATATTAATTCTCTATATCCATCCTGCTGAGGTGAAGAATTTGATATTCAGACTAAAACCTTCAAGCGCCTAA
- a CDS encoding glycosyltransferase family 2 protein, which translates to MHNKLIYVVVVTYNGEKWIREALNTLSESALQVSSIIIDNASSDSTVEIISSEFPEMNLITLDENLGFGKANNVGIRYALDAGADYVFLMNQDVYIKPDTMDVLLNTSMKNSDYSIISPIHLDGRGASLDHNFSVHITPPKASVDLISFLYLKSNEEQVYQVSYVNAAAWFMPKETLLRIGGFDPLFSHYGEDEHYAARLNFHDEKMGVTPLTSIRHDRIQFGNVTRYKKGLYYRQLLMGIMDVTKAPKELFAWFCKQTAKNIFLVTVYFLTMRFAKAVEFHCSYLKIIGKWPAISKSRAINKREGPSWL; encoded by the coding sequence ATGCATAATAAATTGATATACGTTGTTGTCGTTACGTACAATGGAGAGAAGTGGATTCGGGAAGCGTTGAACACTCTGAGTGAGAGCGCGCTACAGGTATCATCGATCATCATTGATAATGCTTCATCGGATTCGACAGTCGAGATCATATCGAGTGAGTTTCCTGAAATGAATCTTATTACACTAGATGAGAATCTTGGCTTCGGCAAGGCCAATAATGTGGGTATTCGCTATGCTTTAGATGCAGGTGCAGACTACGTTTTTCTTATGAATCAGGATGTATATATTAAGCCTGATACGATGGATGTGTTATTGAATACTTCTATGAAAAATTCTGATTATTCCATTATCAGTCCTATTCATCTTGATGGAAGAGGAGCGTCTCTGGATCATAATTTTTCTGTCCATATTACACCTCCGAAAGCTTCCGTTGACCTGATTTCCTTTCTCTATCTTAAGTCAAATGAAGAGCAGGTATATCAAGTTTCCTATGTTAATGCAGCGGCATGGTTTATGCCGAAAGAAACATTGCTTAGAATAGGGGGGTTTGATCCGCTTTTTTCCCATTATGGCGAGGATGAGCATTATGCTGCGCGTCTGAATTTTCATGACGAGAAGATGGGGGTAACTCCTCTGACGAGCATTCGGCATGATCGTATTCAGTTCGGTAATGTCACCAGATATAAGAAAGGATTATATTATCGGCAGTTACTCATGGGGATAATGGATGTTACGAAAGCGCCGAAAGAATTGTTTGCTTGGTTCTGCAAGCAAACTGCAAAAAATATTTTCCTTGTAACAGTCTATTTCTTAACGATGCGCTTTGCCAAGGCAGTGGAATTTCATTGCTCATATCTTAAAATTATAGGTAAATGGCCCGCTATTTCCAAAAGCAGGGCAATTAATAAGCGGGAGGGCCCTTCCTGGCTTTAA
- a CDS encoding glycosyltransferase family 4 protein has product MKKILYFENTGNGTGSSKSLKAILSLLDRQVYEVVLWFGDKGNRELWSGENVHESRVGWIGNYDFFPASFSCIWLKHFIGFLIKSVRDSISVPLKLKEFSPDIIHINSGSCLILGIIGKWMGIPVVWHIRELICPNWLGRIQDFIYARTASVIITISDAVMERLPYSCEHGNVVRLYNAIGRLEVPDEERVSSFRNRWNIPKGHLIVLLLGHVSKVKGYEFMADVADALRQENIYFILAGRDDSRSSDRIFSIKERWQLHVEEGRACFCGQVDPALAINVADLIICPNLVPEPLGRTVVEAYRFDTPVMAMNMPAFTETIRHGESGWLLNEDPQVWADQLRTVSANRDVLKAYRSGIRAMNEIFDDEKYMKTLDEIYSGLVGGSESDDC; this is encoded by the coding sequence ATGAAAAAAATCCTTTACTTTGAAAATACAGGAAACGGCACCGGCTCGAGCAAAAGTTTGAAAGCTATACTCAGCTTGCTTGATCGTCAGGTTTATGAAGTCGTTCTGTGGTTCGGCGATAAAGGTAATAGGGAATTATGGTCTGGGGAAAATGTTCATGAATCCAGGGTTGGATGGATCGGGAACTACGATTTTTTTCCCGCCTCTTTTTCCTGTATCTGGCTGAAGCATTTCATTGGTTTTCTCATTAAGTCGGTACGAGACAGCATCTCAGTTCCTTTGAAACTTAAAGAGTTTAGTCCTGATATCATTCATATTAATTCCGGCTCGTGTCTCATTCTCGGGATTATAGGAAAATGGATGGGGATACCGGTAGTATGGCATATCCGGGAATTGATATGTCCTAACTGGCTTGGGCGAATTCAGGACTTTATCTATGCTCGAACCGCATCGGTCATTATTACAATCTCAGATGCTGTAATGGAAAGACTGCCGTATTCCTGCGAACATGGAAATGTCGTGCGTCTATATAATGCCATAGGCAGACTGGAAGTGCCGGATGAGGAGCGGGTTTCCTCATTCCGCAATCGGTGGAATATTCCGAAGGGTCATTTGATTGTTCTGCTTCTGGGTCATGTATCAAAGGTTAAGGGATATGAATTTATGGCAGATGTTGCAGATGCATTACGGCAGGAAAATATCTATTTTATTTTAGCAGGGCGCGATGATTCTCGTTCATCTGATCGAATATTCTCCATAAAAGAGCGTTGGCAGTTGCATGTAGAAGAGGGGCGTGCATGTTTTTGCGGGCAAGTGGATCCTGCATTAGCAATTAACGTGGCAGATTTGATTATTTGTCCTAATCTTGTGCCGGAACCTTTGGGTCGAACTGTAGTGGAAGCCTATCGGTTCGATACACCGGTGATGGCGATGAACATGCCTGCCTTTACTGAAACCATACGACATGGCGAGAGCGGGTGGTTACTTAATGAAGATCCTCAGGTTTGGGCGGATCAGCTTAGGACGGTATCCGCCAATCGAGACGTCCTGAAAGCATACCGGTCAGGCATCAGGGCAATGAATGAAATATTCGACGATGAGAAATATATGAAGACACTGGATGAAATTTATTCCGGTCTTGTTGGAGGAAGCGAAAGCGATGATTGTTGA
- a CDS encoding glycosyltransferase family 2 protein: MKFIPVLLEEAKAMIVESVKKNPLVSIIVPVHNRPSELERAIKSILNQTFSDFEIIVVDDCSTDSTPGVIQTLEDLDDRVSGYRNEKNGGGAYTRNEGARRARGELLAFLDSDDEWVPEKLERQIAYMKNCDGHAVLASYYLVVETNGRVHKRGPGIIPTGHIRESLLKGVCNAVTSVVLIKKEHFDRVGGFSGDLQSMQDYDLWIKLSEFYTCECIPEYLTIMHTDADVRISISPQYRIAGINMFLDKWAETISREIGEKYVDDIRNHHMDSVYYHVAISGLRIGEREPFWTWIRHVRSHGVRNKRNLLLAIGFYILSFLKSTKV; this comes from the coding sequence ATGAAATTTATTCCGGTCTTGTTGGAGGAAGCGAAAGCGATGATTGTTGAATCTGTGAAAAAAAATCCCTTAGTCAGTATAATTGTCCCAGTGCATAACCGTCCGTCTGAACTTGAACGAGCCATTAAGAGTATACTGAACCAGACCTTTTCCGATTTTGAAATTATCGTTGTTGATGACTGTTCGACCGACTCTACACCCGGCGTAATTCAAACCTTGGAGGATTTGGACGATAGGGTGTCGGGTTATCGTAACGAAAAGAACGGAGGTGGAGCATATACGCGTAACGAGGGGGCTCGCAGGGCCAGAGGGGAGCTGCTGGCATTCCTTGATTCTGATGATGAATGGGTTCCTGAAAAACTGGAACGCCAGATTGCGTATATGAAAAACTGTGATGGTCATGCGGTGTTGGCATCATATTATTTGGTAGTCGAAACAAACGGGCGTGTTCATAAACGTGGTCCGGGGATTATACCAACAGGACACATTCGGGAAAGCCTGCTCAAAGGTGTGTGCAATGCCGTTACATCTGTTGTGCTGATCAAAAAGGAACATTTTGACCGTGTTGGAGGATTTAGCGGCGACCTCCAGAGCATGCAGGATTATGACTTATGGATAAAACTGTCAGAATTCTATACGTGTGAGTGTATTCCTGAGTATTTAACCATTATGCATACAGATGCCGATGTGAGGATTTCGATTAGCCCGCAATACCGGATTGCAGGAATCAATATGTTTCTGGATAAGTGGGCAGAAACGATTTCCCGTGAGATAGGTGAAAAATACGTTGACGATATACGAAATCATCATATGGACTCCGTATACTATCACGTGGCTATCAGTGGTCTACGGATAGGTGAGCGGGAGCCGTTCTGGACCTGGATTCGGCATGTCCGATCCCATGGGGTTAGGAATAAGCGGAATCTGTTGCTTGCTATTGGATTTTACATTTTATCTTTTTTGAAATCAACCAAGGTCTGA